A portion of the Sandaracinobacteroides saxicola genome contains these proteins:
- a CDS encoding site-specific DNA-methyltransferase, translating into MLNRIIMGDCVAAMDALPEKSVDLVFADPPYNLQLGGDLRRPDGSMVDAVTDDWDRFDSFADYDRFTRDWLRAARRVLKDDGALWVIGSYHNIFRVGAAVQDLGYWILNDIVWRKANPMPNFKGTRFTNAHETLIWAAKTPEARYRFNYRAMKALNEDLQMRSDWVLPICSGAERVKLDGVKAHPTQKPESLLYRVLLACTEVDGVVLDPFLGSGTTGAVARRMRRNWIGIERDAGYAAVAAERIAAVEPMDTADLEATMSARAAPKVPFGALVEMGMVTPGTVLTDLKRRYRARVRADGSLQLGRDSGSIHRVGAAAQGAPSCNGWTFWHLEQRGKLVPLDAMRQQYRERTAE; encoded by the coding sequence ATGCTGAACAGGATCATCATGGGCGATTGCGTGGCGGCGATGGACGCGCTGCCGGAAAAATCGGTGGACCTGGTGTTCGCCGATCCGCCGTACAATTTGCAACTGGGGGGTGATCTGCGGCGGCCCGACGGCAGCATGGTGGACGCCGTGACGGACGATTGGGACCGGTTCGACAGTTTTGCCGACTATGATCGCTTTACCCGCGACTGGCTGCGGGCGGCGCGGCGGGTGCTGAAGGATGATGGCGCGCTGTGGGTGATCGGCAGTTACCACAATATCTTTCGGGTGGGCGCCGCGGTGCAGGACCTGGGATATTGGATCCTGAACGATATCGTCTGGCGCAAGGCCAATCCGATGCCGAATTTCAAGGGCACGCGGTTCACCAATGCACATGAGACGCTGATCTGGGCGGCGAAGACGCCCGAGGCGCGCTATCGCTTCAACTATCGGGCGATGAAGGCGCTGAACGAGGACCTGCAGATGCGCTCCGACTGGGTGCTGCCGATCTGTTCGGGCGCGGAGCGGGTGAAGCTGGACGGGGTGAAGGCGCATCCGACGCAGAAGCCGGAGAGCCTGCTGTATCGCGTGCTGCTGGCCTGCACCGAGGTGGATGGCGTGGTATTGGACCCGTTCCTGGGCAGTGGCACGACGGGGGCGGTCGCCAGGCGGATGCGGCGCAACTGGATCGGGATCGAGCGCGACGCCGGCTATGCCGCCGTGGCGGCGGAGCGCATCGCGGCGGTGGAACCGATGGACACCGCCGACCTGGAGGCGACGATGAGCGCGCGCGCGGCGCCGAAGGTGCCGTTCGGGGCGCTGGTGGAGATGGGAATGGTGACGCCGGGCACGGTACTGACCGACCTGAAGCGGCGCTATCGGGCGCGGGTGCGGGCCGATGGGTCGCTGCAACTGGGGCGGGACAGTGGCTCGATCCACCGGGTGGGTGCGGCGGCGCAGGGGGCGCCGAGCTGCAACGGCTGGACCTTCTGGCATCTGGAACAACGCGGCAAGCTGGTGCCGCTGGACGCCATGCGACAGCAATATCGCGAGCGTACCGCGGAATAG
- a CDS encoding ribonuclease HII, whose translation MDLSLLRVAGVDEAGRGAWCGPVVAGAVVFWGGVPEGVGDSKALSAARRETLVPLIRAVAHVGVGVALVEEIEALNIQGATFLAMRRAVAALPVRPALVRVDGNRAPDFGVPAETMVGGDARCPAIGAASIVAKVARDAMMRALDADFPGYGFARHKGYGTAEHAAALARLGVCTLHRRGFAPVAKLLGG comes from the coding sequence GTGGATTTGTCCTTGCTTCGGGTGGCGGGCGTTGACGAGGCGGGCAGGGGGGCTTGGTGCGGGCCGGTGGTGGCGGGGGCGGTGGTGTTTTGGGGGGGCGTGCCGGAGGGGGTGGGGGACAGCAAGGCGCTGAGCGCCGCGCGCCGCGAGACGTTGGTGCCGCTGATCCGCGCGGTGGCGCATGTGGGGGTGGGGGTGGCGTTGGTCGAGGAGATCGAGGCGTTGAACATTCAGGGGGCGACCTTTCTGGCGATGCGGCGGGCGGTGGCGGCTTTGCCGGTGCGGCCGGCGCTGGTGCGGGTGGACGGCAACCGGGCGCCGGATTTCGGGGTGCCCGCGGAGACGATGGTGGGGGGCGATGCGCGCTGCCCGGCGATCGGGGCGGCGAGCATCGTGGCGAAGGTGGCGCGCGACGCGATGATGCGTGCGCTGGACGCGGATTTCCCGGGCTATGGCTTCGCCCGGCACAAGGGCTATGGCACGGCGGAGCATGCGGCGGCGCTGGCGCGACTGGGGGTTTGTACGTTGCACCGGCGGGGTTTCGCGCCGGTCGCGAAACTGTTGGGCGGGTGA
- the thiD gene encoding bifunctional hydroxymethylpyrimidine kinase/phosphomethylpyrimidine kinase — protein MTIARVLIVAGSDSGGGAGIQADIKTVTLLGGYAASAVTAVTVQNTRGVQAVHAVPVDVIVAQMRAVLEDIGADVVKLGMLGDAATIRAVADVLDGVRVPVVLDPVMVAKGGAVLLAEEAVGAMVERLLPLAALVTPNVPELVALTGTEVADEADMLLAAQELLEAGPRAVLAKGGHLDGDALSDWLVWRGGQLRYDGVRIASRHTHGTGCTLASAVAVGLAQGMALEAAVARGRAFVRRAILAAPGLGAGHGPLGFGWGLGEAGGACA, from the coding sequence GTGACCATCGCGCGGGTCCTGATTGTCGCTGGCTCCGACTCCGGCGGTGGGGCGGGCATCCAGGCGGATATCAAGACGGTGACGCTGTTGGGGGGTTACGCCGCCAGCGCGGTGACGGCGGTGACGGTGCAGAACACGCGGGGGGTGCAGGCGGTGCATGCCGTGCCGGTCGATGTGATCGTGGCACAGATGCGCGCGGTGCTGGAGGATATCGGCGCCGATGTCGTGAAGCTGGGGATGCTGGGGGATGCGGCGACCATCCGTGCCGTGGCGGATGTCCTGGACGGGGTGCGGGTGCCGGTGGTGCTCGATCCGGTGATGGTGGCGAAGGGGGGGGCGGTGCTGCTGGCGGAGGAAGCGGTGGGCGCGATGGTGGAGCGCTTGTTGCCATTGGCGGCGCTGGTGACGCCGAACGTGCCGGAACTGGTGGCGCTGACGGGCACGGAGGTGGCGGACGAGGCCGACATGCTGCTGGCGGCGCAGGAGCTGCTGGAGGCGGGGCCGCGCGCGGTGCTCGCCAAGGGCGGGCATCTGGACGGCGATGCCCTGAGCGACTGGCTGGTGTGGCGGGGGGGGCAGCTGCGGTATGACGGGGTACGTATCGCCAGCCGGCACACGCATGGCACCGGCTGCACGCTGGCGAGCGCGGTGGCGGTGGGTCTGGCGCAGGGGATGGCGCTGGAGGCGGCGGTGGCGCGGGGCCGTGCATTTGTGCGGCGGGCGATCCTGGCGGCGCCGGGGCTGGGGGCGGGGCATGGACCGCTGGGGTTTGGATGGGGGTTGGGTGAGGCGGGCGGTGCCTGTGCGTGA
- a CDS encoding type II toxin-antitoxin system RelE/ParE family toxin produces MTPSSAFRLTRVARSDLQRIVERFFDPWQRDEAIAYVDALMAAMERAAAQPGLCTPREDLRPGVRMGRYKAHRFAFVVRDGVLVVLRVAHGRQRVEDMFR; encoded by the coding sequence GTGACGCCATCATCGGCGTTTCGCCTGACGCGAGTAGCGCGGAGTGATTTGCAGCGGATCGTCGAGCGCTTTTTCGATCCCTGGCAGCGGGATGAGGCCATCGCCTATGTCGACGCGTTGATGGCAGCGATGGAACGCGCGGCGGCGCAACCGGGTTTGTGCACGCCGCGAGAGGATTTGCGGCCCGGTGTTCGGATGGGGCGCTACAAGGCGCACCGCTTCGCCTTTGTGGTTCGGGACGGGGTGCTGGTGGTGCTGCGCGTGGCGCATGGGCGGCAACGGGTGGAAGACATGTTTCGGTGA
- a CDS encoding type II toxin-antitoxin system ParD family antitoxin: MSFVAPEDLAQAVEKAVAAGRYAAADEVMVEALEYWRERQYDGDADAWRRAIDAALADDQTIDGAKAFAELREHIEARARGCAAA; this comes from the coding sequence ATGAGCTTTGTGGCGCCGGAGGATCTGGCGCAGGCCGTGGAGAAGGCGGTGGCGGCGGGCCGTTATGCGGCAGCCGATGAGGTGATGGTGGAAGCGCTGGAATATTGGCGGGAGCGCCAGTACGATGGTGACGCGGATGCCTGGCGACGTGCAATTGATGCGGCGCTTGCCGATGACCAGACGATCGATGGTGCGAAGGCCTTTGCGGAGCTTCGCGAGCATATTGAAGCGCGGGCGCGCGGTTGTGCGGCGGCGTGA
- the glmM gene encoding phosphoglucosamine mutase: MARKYFGTDGIRGLTNQGAMTPEMVMRVGQAAGAHFLNGGHKHRVLIGKDTRLSGYMMEQALTAGFTSVGMDVVQVGPMPTPAVAMLTRSMRADLGVMISASHNPYQDNGIKLFGPDGYKLSDADEAAIEARLEGPVTLAEPAAIGRARRIDDARGRYIHHAKSTFPEALRLDGLRVVIDCAHGAAYRVAPEALWELGAEVIKLGVEPNGFNINDGVGSTHPATLAARVKEARADVGIALDGDADRLIVVDEKGATVDGDQLMAVMAASGHAAGTLRGGGIVATVMSNMGLERYLQTLGLTLARAKVGDRYVLEMMREGGFNVGGEQSGHLIMTDHGTTGDGLVAALQVLAVLVETGEPASKALNRFKPFPQLLKNVRYAKGAPLEDAGVQAAIAAEEGKLAGNGRLLIRKSGTEPLIRVMAEGEDAAQVRASVEAVCAAVRAVV, translated from the coding sequence ATGGCACGCAAATATTTCGGCACGGACGGGATCAGGGGCCTGACCAACCAGGGCGCGATGACGCCCGAGATGGTGATGCGGGTGGGGCAGGCGGCGGGCGCGCATTTCCTGAACGGGGGCCACAAGCACCGGGTGCTGATCGGCAAGGACACGCGGTTGAGCGGTTACATGATGGAGCAGGCGCTGACCGCGGGCTTCACCAGCGTGGGGATGGACGTGGTGCAGGTGGGGCCGATGCCGACGCCGGCGGTCGCCATGCTGACGCGCAGCATGCGGGCCGACCTGGGGGTGATGATCAGTGCCAGCCACAACCCCTATCAGGACAATGGCATCAAGCTGTTCGGTCCGGACGGTTACAAGCTGTCGGACGCGGACGAGGCGGCGATCGAGGCGCGGCTGGAGGGACCGGTGACGCTGGCGGAGCCGGCGGCGATCGGCCGGGCGCGGCGGATCGACGATGCGCGCGGGCGCTATATCCACCATGCCAAATCGACCTTTCCGGAAGCGCTGCGCCTGGACGGGCTGCGGGTGGTGATCGACTGTGCGCATGGCGCCGCCTATCGCGTGGCGCCGGAGGCGCTGTGGGAGCTGGGCGCCGAGGTCATCAAGCTGGGGGTGGAGCCGAACGGCTTCAACATCAACGACGGCGTCGGGTCGACGCACCCGGCGACCCTGGCGGCGCGGGTGAAGGAGGCGCGGGCGGACGTGGGCATCGCGCTGGACGGCGATGCCGACCGATTGATCGTGGTGGATGAGAAGGGCGCGACGGTCGACGGCGACCAGCTGATGGCGGTGATGGCGGCGAGCGGCCATGCGGCGGGCACGCTGCGCGGCGGCGGCATCGTGGCGACGGTGATGTCCAACATGGGGCTGGAGCGCTATCTTCAGACGCTGGGGTTGACGCTGGCGCGGGCGAAGGTGGGCGACCGCTATGTGCTGGAGATGATGCGCGAGGGCGGGTTCAATGTGGGGGGCGAACAGTCCGGCCATCTGATCATGACCGATCATGGCACCACGGGCGATGGCCTGGTGGCGGCGTTGCAGGTGCTGGCGGTGCTGGTGGAGACGGGCGAGCCGGCATCGAAGGCGCTGAACCGGTTCAAGCCGTTTCCGCAGCTGTTGAAGAATGTCCGCTATGCCAAGGGCGCGCCGCTGGAGGATGCGGGCGTGCAGGCGGCGATCGCGGCGGAGGAAGGGAAGCTGGCGGGCAATGGCCGGTTGCTGATCCGCAAGTCCGGCACCGAGCCGTTGATCCGGGTGATGGCGGAGGGGGAGGATGCAGCACAGGTGAGGGCGAGCGTCGAGGCGGTTTGTGCGGCGGTGCGGGCGGTGGTATGA
- a CDS encoding sulfite exporter TauE/SafE family protein gives MIDPALLLLFAAGLWAGAQNALAGGGSFVTLPALMAAGLDAKTANLTTTLALFPGQLTTGYAGRHLVTGTQRLSFRALAGIALLGGTLGAAILLLTPAPSFAAMLPWLVLLATLIFAWSAFRKPATATPLLPREAESGESKTAHSASGDSRDSAAGVGARPYSAPVAPPPLALTVALQFLIAVYCGFFGGGAGFVMLASLTLARMPVRNAAGTKNVLVALSNSAAAPVLALSGAVAWDKALILGTGAILGGWAGAKALSHIPDKPLKLLVILIGTLLFIGLLVWT, from the coding sequence TTGATCGACCCTGCCCTGCTGCTCCTGTTCGCCGCCGGCCTCTGGGCCGGCGCCCAGAATGCGCTCGCCGGCGGCGGCAGCTTCGTCACCCTGCCCGCGCTGATGGCCGCCGGCCTCGATGCGAAAACCGCCAACCTCACCACCACGCTCGCCCTCTTTCCCGGCCAGCTCACCACCGGCTACGCCGGCCGCCACCTCGTCACCGGCACCCAGCGCCTGTCCTTCCGCGCCCTCGCGGGGATAGCCCTCCTCGGCGGCACGCTCGGTGCCGCCATCCTCCTTCTCACGCCTGCCCCCTCCTTCGCCGCCATGCTCCCCTGGCTCGTCCTCCTCGCCACCCTCATCTTCGCCTGGTCCGCCTTCCGCAAACCGGCAACAGCCACACCCCTCCTGCCCCGCGAAGCGGAGAGCGGGGAGTCGAAGACGGCGCACAGCGCCAGCGGCGACTCGCGCGACAGCGCGGCGGGGGTGGGTGCACGTCCCTATTCCGCGCCAGTGGCCCCACCGCCCCTCGCCCTCACCGTCGCGCTTCAGTTCCTCATCGCCGTCTATTGCGGCTTCTTCGGCGGCGGCGCCGGCTTCGTCATGCTGGCCTCCCTCACGCTCGCCCGCATGCCCGTCCGCAACGCCGCCGGCACAAAGAATGTCCTCGTCGCCCTCTCCAACTCCGCCGCCGCTCCCGTCCTCGCCCTCTCCGGCGCCGTCGCCTGGGACAAGGCGCTGATCCTCGGCACCGGCGCCATCCTCGGCGGCTGGGCCGGCGCCAAGGCGCTCTCCCACATCCCCGACAAACCACTGAAACTCCTGGTCATCCTCATCGGCACGCTGCTGTTCATCGGCCTCCTCGTCTGGACCTGA
- a CDS encoding oxygenase MpaB family protein yields MEQVRTAIARTVRGAFAAPGGRPAVVPAPQHARFLAEGAESFEVHADVTTMMIGGIAALLLQMLHPKALAGVWDHSNFRADMAGRLRRTAGFIAVTTFGERAAAEAAIARVRRIHARVEGVLPDGTPYRADEPRLLSFVAVTEGMSFLAAWRRYREPFMPRVRQDRYMAEMAAVARALGAEGMPETKAAAAAFLEEMRGELRVDARTREVAGLIMRAGGSAELAVPQALLRGAAVDLLPGWAAAMHGLRVPGVAVPALRAGAGGMGAVLRWALRSRRGGR; encoded by the coding sequence ATGGAGCAGGTGCGCACGGCGATTGCGAGGACGGTGCGCGGGGCGTTCGCGGCTCCCGGTGGCCGGCCGGCGGTGGTGCCGGCGCCGCAGCATGCGCGCTTCCTGGCGGAGGGGGCGGAATCCTTCGAGGTGCATGCCGATGTGACCACCATGATGATCGGCGGGATTGCGGCGCTGCTGTTGCAGATGCTGCACCCGAAGGCGCTGGCGGGGGTGTGGGATCACAGCAATTTCCGGGCGGACATGGCGGGGCGGCTGCGGCGGACGGCCGGGTTCATCGCGGTGACAACGTTCGGGGAACGTGCGGCGGCCGAGGCGGCGATCGCGCGGGTGCGGCGCATCCATGCGCGGGTAGAGGGGGTGTTGCCGGATGGCACGCCCTATCGCGCCGATGAGCCGCGGCTGCTGAGCTTTGTGGCGGTGACGGAGGGAATGAGCTTTCTGGCGGCGTGGCGGCGCTATCGCGAGCCGTTCATGCCGCGAGTCCGTCAGGACCGGTACATGGCGGAAATGGCGGCGGTGGCGCGGGCTCTGGGGGCGGAGGGGATGCCCGAGACGAAGGCGGCGGCCGCGGCGTTTCTGGAGGAAATGCGCGGCGAATTGCGGGTGGACGCGCGGACGCGGGAGGTGGCGGGGCTGATCATGCGGGCCGGGGGCTCGGCGGAGCTGGCGGTGCCGCAGGCGCTGTTGCGCGGCGCGGCGGTGGACCTGCTGCCGGGGTGGGCGGCGGCGATGCACGGCCTGCGCGTGCCGGGGGTGGCGGTGCCGGCGTTGCGCGCCGGGGCGGGCGGCATGGGGGCGGTGCTGCGCTGGGCGCTCAGGTCCAGACGAGGAGGCCGATGA
- a CDS encoding M15 family metallopeptidase domain-containing protein, whose product MPGIDQLRLIGPADAGARRLLARFPFIEFTSGRRNVAEQADAMASNIVARRDWILRTYSDTAERAALQGWVDSHPDAIRRPEIARGLARVMANWDDGQKGRLSKHFSGQAFDVRPLVNSPAASAIKAEIRALDGLVKFLEKEGGLVRWHAQFA is encoded by the coding sequence ATGCCGGGCATCGACCAGCTCCGCCTCATCGGCCCCGCCGACGCCGGCGCCCGCCGCCTGCTCGCCCGCTTCCCCTTCATCGAGTTCACCAGCGGCCGCCGCAACGTCGCCGAACAGGCCGACGCCATGGCCAGCAACATCGTCGCCCGCCGGGACTGGATCCTGCGCACCTATTCGGACACAGCCGAACGCGCCGCGCTCCAGGGCTGGGTGGACAGCCACCCCGACGCCATCCGCCGGCCGGAGATCGCCCGCGGCCTCGCCCGCGTCATGGCCAACTGGGATGACGGCCAGAAGGGCCGCCTCTCCAAACATTTCAGCGGCCAGGCCTTCGATGTTCGGCCCCTCGTCAACAGCCCCGCGGCGTCCGCCATCAAGGCGGAAATCCGCGCGCTCGACGGTCTCGTCAAATTCCTGGAAAAAGAAGGCGGCCTCGTCCGCTGGCACGCGCAATTCGCATGA
- a CDS encoding FtsK/SpoIIIE family DNA translocase: protein MASNARPLFEKPDIGGAVARGRAAVGRGVSRFLRGVLVVGLLALGFGILLALVSYDPGDPSLNHVTERAAVNWLGRPGAFVADLGLQGFGYAAVLLAVLPLVAGVKLLIGQRVRWRRALLWLVLAMLLAAFAAGLLWRQPLGLLDAGPGGVAGLIAAKAVDGGSALLLPSLDPALLALGVAGMCALGALGLLLLAIDLPWRAMLARRAVVADEAPPPLRVRPVREPAVVPVAENVAAPTRPIRAPAAAASSKREAVERQSALALGDVAALPPLSLLKPRAASTVVVDEAALEQNARLLEGVLDDFGVKGRIVGLSQGPVVTLYELEPAPGIKASRVIGLSDDIARSMSAISARVAVIPGRNVIGIELPNARREMVSLSELLASAAFENSGCTLPLVLGKDISGAPVVADLAPMPHLLIAGTTGSGKSVGLNAMILSLLYRLRPDQCKLIMIDPKMLELSVYDEIPHLLAPVVTEPQKAVRALKWAVEQMEDRYRNMAHINVRSIGGFNERVRAAQRAGQSFTKKIQTGWDEDGRPEYEEQTLPLEVLPLIVVVVDELADLMMTAGKEVEFLIQRLAQKARAAGIHLIMATQRPSVDVITGVIKANLPTRISFSVTSKIDSRTILGEQGAEQLLGKGDMLYMPGGKAAVRVHGPFVSDEEVEAVAAFWKAQGSPDYVHGVTEEPPEGDGSDGGVVGGGPGRGGGGGSGVDAEADTLTQAIQVVATSRRATISYLQRTLRVGYNSAARLIEQMEEMGLVSKPDHVGRREVLMGENGERL, encoded by the coding sequence ATGGCCAGCAACGCGCGTCCTTTGTTTGAGAAGCCTGATATCGGGGGGGCGGTGGCGCGGGGGCGGGCGGCTGTGGGGCGGGGGGTGAGCCGGTTTTTGCGGGGCGTGCTTGTGGTGGGGCTGCTGGCGCTGGGGTTCGGGATTTTGCTGGCGCTGGTGAGCTATGATCCGGGGGATCCGTCGCTCAATCATGTGACGGAACGGGCGGCGGTGAACTGGCTGGGGCGGCCGGGGGCCTTTGTGGCGGACCTGGGGTTGCAGGGGTTCGGCTATGCCGCGGTGCTGCTGGCGGTGCTGCCGCTGGTGGCCGGGGTGAAGCTGCTGATCGGGCAGCGCGTGCGCTGGCGGCGGGCGCTGTTGTGGCTGGTGCTGGCGATGCTGCTGGCGGCGTTCGCGGCGGGGCTGCTGTGGCGGCAGCCGCTGGGGTTGCTGGATGCCGGGCCGGGGGGTGTTGCCGGGCTGATCGCGGCGAAAGCGGTGGATGGCGGCAGCGCGCTGCTGCTGCCGTCGCTCGACCCGGCGCTGCTGGCGCTGGGGGTCGCGGGGATGTGCGCGCTGGGGGCGCTGGGGCTGTTGCTGCTGGCGATCGACCTGCCGTGGCGGGCGATGTTGGCGCGGCGGGCGGTGGTGGCGGATGAGGCGCCGCCGCCGCTGCGGGTGCGCCCGGTGCGCGAGCCGGCGGTCGTGCCGGTGGCGGAAAATGTGGCGGCGCCGACGCGGCCCATTCGCGCGCCGGCCGCGGCGGCGAGTTCGAAGCGGGAGGCGGTGGAGCGGCAGAGCGCGCTGGCGCTGGGGGATGTGGCGGCGCTGCCGCCGCTGAGCCTGCTGAAGCCGCGCGCGGCGTCCACCGTGGTGGTGGACGAGGCGGCGCTGGAGCAGAATGCGCGGCTGCTGGAAGGCGTGCTCGACGATTTCGGGGTGAAGGGCCGGATCGTGGGTCTGAGCCAAGGGCCGGTGGTGACGCTGTATGAGCTGGAGCCGGCGCCGGGGATCAAGGCGAGCCGGGTGATCGGGCTGTCCGACGACATCGCGCGGTCGATGAGCGCCATTTCGGCGCGGGTGGCGGTGATCCCGGGGCGCAATGTGATCGGCATCGAATTGCCCAATGCGCGGCGCGAGATGGTGAGCCTGTCTGAACTGCTGGCCAGCGCGGCGTTCGAGAACAGCGGCTGCACGCTGCCGCTGGTGCTGGGGAAGGACATCAGCGGTGCGCCGGTGGTGGCGGACCTGGCGCCGATGCCGCACCTGCTGATCGCGGGGACGACGGGCAGCGGCAAGTCCGTGGGGCTGAACGCGATGATCCTGAGCCTGCTGTATCGGCTGCGGCCGGACCAGTGCAAGCTGATCATGATCGACCCCAAGATGCTGGAACTGAGCGTCTATGACGAGATCCCGCACCTGCTGGCACCGGTGGTGACCGAGCCGCAAAAAGCCGTGCGGGCGCTGAAATGGGCGGTCGAGCAGATGGAGGACCGGTACCGCAACATGGCGCACATCAATGTGCGCAGCATCGGCGGCTTCAACGAGCGGGTGCGGGCGGCGCAGCGGGCGGGGCAGAGTTTCACCAAGAAGATCCAGACCGGCTGGGACGAGGACGGCCGGCCGGAATATGAGGAGCAGACGCTGCCGCTGGAGGTGCTGCCGCTGATCGTGGTAGTGGTCGATGAACTCGCCGACCTGATGATGACCGCGGGCAAGGAGGTGGAGTTCCTGATCCAGCGGCTGGCGCAGAAGGCGCGGGCGGCGGGCATCCACCTGATCATGGCGACGCAGCGGCCGAGCGTTGATGTCATCACGGGCGTGATCAAGGCGAACCTGCCGACGCGGATCAGCTTCAGCGTGACCAGCAAGATCGACAGCCGGACGATCCTGGGCGAGCAGGGGGCGGAGCAGCTGTTGGGGAAGGGCGACATGCTCTACATGCCCGGCGGCAAGGCGGCGGTGCGGGTGCATGGGCCCTTCGTGAGCGACGAGGAGGTGGAGGCGGTGGCGGCCTTCTGGAAGGCGCAGGGCTCGCCCGATTATGTGCATGGCGTGACGGAGGAGCCGCCCGAGGGGGACGGGTCCGATGGCGGCGTGGTGGGCGGCGGCCCGGGCAGGGGCGGCGGCGGCGGCAGTGGCGTGGACGCCGAGGCCGACACGCTGACGCAGGCGATCCAGGTGGTGGCGACGAGCCGGCGCGCGACGATCAGTTACCTGCAGCGGACGCTGCGGGTGGGGTATAACAGCGCGGCGCGCCTCATCGAGCAGATGGAGGAGATGGGGCTGGTGTCGAAGCCCGACCATGTCGGGCGGCGGGAGGTGTTGATGGGGGAAAATGGCGAGAGACTATAG
- a CDS encoding type II toxin-antitoxin system VapC family toxin yields MIVDTSALIAILLRETGAAALLDAIIAEGGLLPAPARVEYLRVASGSRVGLGREAALLLDHFGRLGLDTIPFTADHARIAGEANAQYGKGAGSGGALNLLDLMVYAVAKERSAPLLCTGNDFVTTDLVIHPASRAG; encoded by the coding sequence GTGATCGTCGACACGTCGGCGTTGATCGCGATCCTGCTGCGGGAGACCGGTGCCGCGGCGTTGCTGGACGCCATCATTGCCGAAGGTGGCCTGCTGCCGGCGCCGGCGCGCGTTGAATATCTCCGCGTCGCGTCGGGAAGTCGCGTTGGTCTGGGGCGTGAGGCGGCGCTGCTGCTCGACCATTTCGGGCGCCTGGGCTTGGACACCATCCCCTTCACCGCCGACCATGCCCGCATCGCCGGCGAAGCCAACGCCCAATATGGCAAGGGCGCGGGATCAGGCGGCGCGCTCAACCTCCTCGACCTGATGGTCTATGCGGTGGCGAAGGAGCGATCGGCGCCGCTGCTGTGCACGGGGAATGATTTTGTGACCACGGATTTGGTGATTCATCCGGCGAGCCGGGCGGGGTGA
- a CDS encoding UbiH/UbiF/VisC/COQ6 family ubiquinone biosynthesis hydroxylase: MQHDALIVGGGLVGLTLALALAQHELTVAVIERADPAAMLAAGFDGRASAIASASARMLRTLGFGETLDREGCPIRAIRVTDGLSPQHLHFETAEHDDPLGIMVENRLLRAWLQTAAAAHPNITLHAPATIATTERTETRATITLNLPSPSGEGPGVGKPHQETVTLTAPLIIAADGRESALRKAAGIRIARWRYPQSAIVTMLAHTEPHHNIASELFYPSGPFALLPMNDLDGEHRSALVWTVDAAHAPGVMKLGPRALAAEAEKRMGGHLGTLRLIAPAATWPLGLHHAERYHARRLILVGDAAHGIHPIAGQGLNMGLRDAAALAQVLVESVRLGLDLGAPEIATRYERWRRFDNSSVAFATDSLNRLFALPGALPASARRAGLATVNRIAPLKRFFMQTARGETGDLPALLQGSPI; encoded by the coding sequence ATGCAGCATGATGCCCTCATCGTCGGCGGCGGCCTGGTCGGCCTCACCCTCGCCCTCGCCCTCGCCCAGCACGAGCTGACCGTCGCCGTCATCGAACGTGCCGATCCCGCCGCCATGCTCGCCGCCGGCTTCGATGGCCGCGCGTCGGCCATCGCCAGCGCATCCGCCCGCATGCTCCGCACCCTCGGCTTCGGTGAAACGCTGGACCGCGAAGGCTGCCCCATCCGCGCCATCCGCGTGACGGACGGCCTCAGCCCTCAACACCTCCACTTTGAAACCGCCGAGCACGATGATCCCCTCGGCATCATGGTCGAAAACCGCCTTCTTCGGGCCTGGCTGCAAACCGCCGCCGCCGCCCACCCCAACATCACCCTCCACGCCCCCGCCACCATCGCCACCACCGAACGCACCGAAACCCGCGCCACCATCACCCTTAATCTCCCCTCCCCTTCAGGGGAGGGGCCGGGGGTGGGGAAGCCCCACCAAGAGACAGTCACCCTCACCGCCCCCCTCATCATCGCCGCCGACGGCCGCGAATCCGCGCTGCGAAAGGCCGCCGGCATCCGCATCGCCCGCTGGCGCTACCCGCAATCCGCCATCGTCACCATGCTCGCCCACACCGAGCCGCACCACAACATCGCCAGCGAACTCTTCTACCCCAGCGGTCCCTTCGCCCTCCTCCCGATGAATGATCTGGACGGCGAACACCGCAGCGCCCTCGTCTGGACCGTCGACGCCGCGCACGCCCCCGGCGTCATGAAACTCGGCCCGCGCGCGCTCGCCGCTGAGGCGGAAAAGCGCATGGGCGGCCACCTCGGCACGCTGCGCCTGATCGCACCGGCCGCCACCTGGCCGCTCGGCCTCCACCACGCCGAACGCTACCACGCCCGCCGCCTGATCCTGGTGGGGGACGCCGCGCACGGCATCCACCCCATCGCCGGCCAGGGCCTCAACATGGGCCTGCGCGATGCCGCGGCGCTGGCCCAGGTGCTGGTCGAAAGCGTCCGCTTGGGCCTCGACCTCGGCGCCCCCGAAATCGCCACCCGCTACGAACGCTGGCGCCGTTTCGACAACAGCAGCGTCGCCTTCGCCACGGACAGCCTCAACCGCCTGTTCGCGCTCCCCGGCGCCCTCCCCGCCTCTGCACGCCGCGCCGGCCTCGCCACCGTCAACCGAATCGCGCCGCTCAAACGCTTCTTCATGCAAACCGCCCGAGGCGAAACCGGCGACCTCCCCGCCCTCCTCCAGGGTTCGCCGATTTAA